In the Entelurus aequoreus isolate RoL-2023_Sb linkage group LG21, RoL_Eaeq_v1.1, whole genome shotgun sequence genome, tttcttatttgcagtctccattgtccattaaacaaattgctcaatcgctttattaacaagcggtaactggttgtagttcaaaaagtaacgcacacacatacacgagctgctgttagccaaaactcacgctcacacacactcaagttctccgccaactcactcgcgcatgcacgTTCCCCAACCCCTTAAAGACaaagtacactaatgcaaatatcacagatattacagtattgtacttagccgctaatacaccgatcgatcccacctacaacgttcttctttgcagcctccattgttcattaaacaaattgcaaaagattcaccaacacagatgtccagaatactgtggaattttgtcgaagaaaacaagaggcttttctatcgggtccgatggggtacaaccacttccgttgcttttgtgacgtcacacgcataaatcatatccaaaggagtttttcaaccggaagtgtggcaggaattttaacattgcactttataagttaacccggccgtattggcatgtgttgcaatgttaatatttcatcattaatatataaactatcagactgcgtggtcgctagtagtggctttctgtaggcctttaaagcagctagtattttcccaTGTAGTGTGTCTTCTCGTGACATACTTGCTTTTAGCTTATGTCCGCTAGTGaactctttgattgattgagacttttattagtagattgcacagtacagtacatattccgtacaattgaccactaaatggtaacaccccaataagtttttcaacttgtttaagtcggggtccacgttaatcaattcatgttaaATCAATTCTATGTTTTGTCTTAAGGGCTCCTGTTTGTCGGCTCAcagttttggccagttccttatctgttttgaagaagCAGCTGCGCTCCTTTCTGGGCGAGAGGGGCCGTTTTGGCTCTACATGAgctgactctttttgtttggaCTTAGACCTGGCTTGCTGATGCTATTGTcgcgttgtaagggctggtctcctaacgCTTCAGTAAAACGTTTTCCTTTTTACTCAACACATATGTCATCCAAAATAACTTGGGATagggtgtgttttattccctgagaggaagactggtcttcTTACATTGATAAGAGGCACTGTTGTGTGCAGAGAGTCGGCGCCCGGTGGCCGAGTGTTTCCTGGCCGTCCTGTCGTCTCACGGCGAGGACGGCTACGTGTTCGGTGCGGACGGGAAGCCCGTGTCTTTGTCACGGCTGTTCGCCTTCTTCGACAACGCCGACATGGAGCAGAAGGTCAAAGTGTTCCTCGTTCAGGTGAGTCCACAGTTAAGCTGGGTCACGTGACAAACAATCAAGATGGCACCTGCGCAGGCCTGCCGAGGCGGCGCCCTGGACGACGGCGTGGTGACCGACTCGGGCGGCGTCGACGAGCCCGCCGTTGACGTCTACTCTCACCTTTCTGTTCCCGTCAACACGCTGGTCATGTACGCCACCGTGCCAGGTGAGCTCGCCGCGCCGCCGTGAGCTTCTTCCCGACCCGCCGTCTGACCCGTCTTGCGTCCGCAGGCTACGTGGCGTTCATGAACCCCATGGGCTCCGTCTTCCTGCAGACCTTCTGCTCCCTCCTGGAGGAGGAGGACCACCGTCGCCTGGAGCTGACCCGCCTGATGACCCGCCTGTCGCACAGCGTGGCCTACACCTTCCAGGCCAAAGGTCGCCAGTTCGGCGTGAAGAAGGAGATGCCCTGCTTCCTGACCCGCATGACCCGGGAGGTGTTTCCTTTCGCTGTTTGGTGACGCCAAGGAACGAAGGCCGTCCTTAACTTAAACTTTTGTACATCATGTAATTAAGTTTATTCTTTGTGTttacaactttatttttatttttacaattgtgTGTGAAAATAACTTTTGCATAAATAAAGGAAACTTTTTGTTGTTTGAAAAAGTACCTGTGAATCTTCTCTGATGATAATAGAATGCCGGCAACATTTATTAGGATTGGAATCTGAGTTCaatcattgatacataaatatatgttcaCAATATAAGTTTTTATCTAACATTTTTCATAGCAGAGTGGTATAGTAAGCAGGACGCAACATGTGAagctaaaataaacacatttcttCAAGCCAAGATACAAATAGCGGTGTACCCCAGGGGTCCATCCTAAAACCAAAACTGTTTGACTTGAAGGCTAAAGCACAGGGGCCAGATCTGTTGTATAGTCAGTTAtatatgtcaataaagtacttaatgttttgtcattaaatgtaattgattttttaaattttgacagaaaaaattgcTTTaaattgaatagaatagaatagaatgggctttattgtcatatttgcatataacgaaattaaggactccaatttaaggtgcggtagtgggaacaaatatggggtaaaaataaattacacgagGTAAtcaagaaaaaaacaactaagaattgaaataaacagactactatccaataaaaataagcaatcctgtacaatatacaaaacactatacaagtacaaaatactgtacaatatacagaacaagacaagagtaccggagtaataaataataatctgtGTCGGATTTATTACCAtaattgcataccttttcaactttaatagtttccaatattgcaacaaatatttcagtatattatcatactttccaaacatgttttgtcCAAGTAAAAATattgaactttacagcaaactactcatcaaattaataaaaatgacaatacatttttatgttgttcttcacagcacattactgtaaattgaaaaaaaaacaactactactgttttttgcgttaaaattattttgactgagctgccagtttttgactgtaaaatctacggttgttgtaaAGACggaacatttgtttttacggtagaaaaactggcaaccgagttgccagaataaaaaaagaacttgtgctgtttttccatgaacaatataatgttgtaaa is a window encoding:
- the LOC133638346 gene encoding caspase-7-like, translating into MQEAAKRAVVVSVSSFEPGVPFTARRGALRDAKRIHRILSKLDFKVDLHQDLDSHQIYSLFRKESRRPVAECFLAVLSSHGEDGYVFGADGKPVSLSRLFAFFDNADMEQKVKVFLVQACRGGALDDGVVTDSGGVDEPAVDVYSHLSVPVNTLVMYATVPGYVAFMNPMGSVFLQTFCSLLEEEDHRRLELTRLMTRLSHSVAYTFQAKGRQFGVKKEMPCFLTRMTREVFPFAVW